Proteins encoded within one genomic window of Manis pentadactyla isolate mManPen7 chromosome 4, mManPen7.hap1, whole genome shotgun sequence:
- the LOC118907693 gene encoding myosin IC heavy chain-like, whose protein sequence is MGPSPGIQAGGAFIPGQVAFKTVTRKPGRGGGSRAGEAVAGWGGRGRSGHRPFLLRPRAVPPRPPAPPPGAGRAGPAGRGMGQGPRALSTPAELEVPAATRSGEQECTARMRKESL, encoded by the coding sequence ATGGGGCCGAGTCCCGGGATCCAGGCCGGCGGCGCCTTTATACCGGGGCAGGTGGCGTTCAAGACTGTGACGCGGAAGCCGGGCAGGGGAGGCGGTAGCCGGGCAGGGGAGGCGGTAGCCGGCTGGGGCGGCAGGGGGCGGAGCGGCCACCGCCCCTTCCTGCTCCGCCCCCGCGCCGTCCCGCCCCGCCCTCCGGCCCCGCCCCCTGGAGCCGGGCGCGCTGGTCCCGCGGGGAGGGGAATGGGGCAAGGGCCGCGGGCACTCAGTACGCCCGCCGAACTCGAGGTTCCGGCGGCAACGCGATCAGGAGAGCAGGAGTGCACGGCCCGCATGCGTAAG
- the ZC3H12A gene encoding endoribonuclease ZC3H12A, which produces MSLWELEDSLSCQGTPRPAQEPTAEEASAAELQMKVDFFRKLGYSSTEIHSVLQKLGVQADTNTVLGELVKHGSAAEPECQASPDPGHQLPLVPRGGGTPKAPTLEPPSPEENKEGSDLRPVVIDGSNVAMSHGNKEVFSCRGILLAVNWFLERGHTDITVFVPSWRKEQPRPDVPITDQHILRELEKKKILVFTPSRRVGGRRVVCYDDRFIVKLAFDSDGVVVSNDTYRDLQGERQEWKRFIEERLLMYSFVNDKFMPPDDPLGRHGPSLDNFLRKKPVSAEHRRQPCPYGRKCTYGIKCRFFHPERPSRPQRSVADELRANALQSPPKPPSKDKSGGRPAPVSQPGSLPAEHEQCSLEGKKLGAQASSGPRREGLTQTFAPAGRSLPPSGGTGGSFGPIDWFPQTMDSLPCTSQECLDSGIGSLESQLSELWGVRGGSPGELGPPQGPYAGYNPYGAELPASPAFSAFGRALGGGHFSVPADYPPPPATFAPREYWSEPYQLPPPTPVLQEPQVSGSGADRGPWGGAGSLAKKRASVYTKLCGVFPPHLVEAVMGRFPQLLDPQQLAAEILSYKSQHLSE; this is translated from the exons ATGAGTCTGTGGGAACTTGAAGACAGCCTCAGCTGCCAAGGTACCCCCAGGCCCGCCCAGGAGCCCACTGCTGAGGAGGCATCAGCTGCAGAGCTGCAAATGAAGGTGGATTTCTTCCGGAAGCTGGGCTACTCATCCACTGAGATCCACAGCGTTCTGCAGAAGCTGGGGGTCCAGGCGGACACCAACACAGTGCTGGGCGAGCTCGTGAAACATGGGTCAGCAGCCGAGCCGGAGTGCCAGGCCTCACCAGACCCTGGCCATCAGCTCCCCCTGGTCCCCCGGGGCGGGGGCACCCCCAAGGCTCCCACCCTGGAGCCCCCATCCCCAGAGGAGAACAAGGAGGGCAGTGACCTGAGGCCCGTGGTCATCGATGGGAGCAACGTGGCCATGAG ccACGGGAACAAGGAGGTCTTCTCCTGCCGGGGCATCCTACTGGCAGTGAACTGGTTTCTGGAGCGGGGCCACACAGACATCACAGTATTTGTACCATCCTGGAGGAAGGAGCAACCTCGGCCCGATGTACCCATCACAG ACCAGCACATCCTGCGGGAACTGGAGAAGAAGAAGATTCTGGTGTTCACACCATCTCGGCGCGTGGGTGGCAGACGGGTGGTGTGCTATGACGACCGCTTCATCGTGAAGCTGGCCTTCGACTCGGATGGGGTTGTGGTCTCCAATGACACATACCGGGACCTCCAGGGCGAGCGGCAAGAGTGGAAGCGCTTCATTGAGGAGCGGCTGCTCATGTACTCCTTCGTCAATGACAA GTTCATGCCCCCCGATGACCCCCTGGGCCGCCACGGGCCGAGCCTGGACAACTTCCTGCGAAAGAAACCGGTCTCAGCCGAGCACAGGCGGCAGCCCTGCCCCTATG GGCGGAAGTGCACCTATGGGATCAAGTGCCGGTTCTTCCACCCGGAGCGGCCGAGCCGCCCCCAGCGCTCGGTGGCTGATGAGCTCCGTGCCAACGCCCTGCAGTCACCCCCTAAGCCCCCAAGCAAGGACAAAAGTGGCGGACGGCCTGCACCGGTGTCTCAGCCCGGCTCTCTGCCAGCAGAGCATGAGCAGTGCAGCCTGGAAGGGAAGAAGTTGGGCGCACAGGCATCCTCTGGGCCCCGCCGGGAGGGTCTGACACAGACCTTTGCTCCTGCGGGCAGGAGCCTCCCTCCCAGCGGGGGCACTGGTGGTAGCTTTGGGCCCATAGACTGGTTCCCGCAGACCATGGATTCCCTCCCGTGCACCTCCCAGGAATGCCTGGACTCGGGCATCGGCTCCCTGGAGAGCCAGCTGTCAGAACTGTGGGGAGTTCGAGGAGGCAGCCCTGGGGAGCTGGGCCCACCTCAGGGCCCTTATGCTGGCTACAACCCCTATGGGGCTGAGCTCCCAGCCTCTCCAGCCTTCTCTGCCTTTGGACGGGCCTTGGGTGGTGGCCACTTCAGTGTCCCTGCTGACTACCCACCCCCACCAGCCACCTTTGCACCTCGAGAGTACTGGTCTGAGCCTTACCAGCTGCCCCCACCCACTCCAGTCCTGCAGGAGCCCCAGGTGTCGGGCTCAGGGGCTGACAGGGGCCCATGGGGCGGGGCAGGCAGCCTGGCCAAGAAGCGAGCCAGTGTGTACACCAAGCTGTGCGGTGTCTTCCCCCCACACCTGGTGGAGGCTGTGATGGGGCGCTTCCCACAGCTACTGGACCCCCAGCAGCTGGCTGCTGAGATCCTCTCCTACAAATCGCAGCACCTCAGTGAGTAA